DNA from Leptospira yasudae:
TCTCAAAAAACAAAGAGGTAGCGCCACGTCGGACGCGAGTCCGCGGATCGTATTGCCCGCGGAACTTTTGAAAAAGAGATCCAATACGGATTTTAAATCGTATCTGACTCCGTTTACGTTCAATCCCAAGATGTTGGCGAATCAAGAAGACGCGATTCGGATCGTAAAAGAAAGCAAGGTTCCATTTGCGACGATCTGGGTGCGCGTGTCCCGTCCTTATTTCGAACTCTATAAAACGCGGAAAGTTCTTACGAACGAGAAGGACGAGAAGACCCCGTACGACATTATGGTTCCGATATTACAAAAATTGCATGCGTCTACCGGAACCGAGTTTTGGAATATGAACGAAGATCCAGAATATCACTGCGACGATTTCAGCGACCCGGGACACATGTCTCCGAGTTGTTTTAACGACTACGCGGATTTTATTTTCAAACGATTGCCGAAATGAATGGATGGGAATGGAGAAACCGATGATCGAACTTTTTGAATCTTCTATTTCGGGAAATTCGCATAAAGTGCGAATGTTGTTGTCTTTCCTGAATTTGAAATATGAAAGCGTTTCCATAGATTTAAAAGGAAAAGAACAGAAAACCGAGGACTTCTTAAAAAAGAATCCGTTCGGACAAGTACCAGTTTTGAAAGACAAAGAAGTTATCATCCGTGATAGCCACGCGATCTTGGTCTATCTCGCTTTGGAATACGGAAAAAAAGAGGATTGGTTTCCCAGCTCGAGTTTTGAAGCGGCCAAAGTGATCCAATGGGTTTCGACCTCCGCGAACGAAGTGGGTCGCGGTCCGGCTGCGTTACGCGCTCATCATAAATTCGGACGAAAGATCCATGAGGAAGATGCGCTTGCGGTAACGAACGATCTTTTGCGGATTTTGGAAAATCAATTGAAACAAGATCCGTGGCTGATCGGGAATAAGATCACGATCGCGGACGTCTCGTTGTATCCTTATATCGCGCTGGCACACGAAGGAAAGATTGATTTAAAACCGTATGAAAAAATCCGCGCTTGGCTGAAACGGATCGAAAGTCTGCCCGGTTATGTTTCGATGGAAGGAATCGAGTTACAAGGCGTTTGAACGAAGCTGAGATTTTTCAAAAAGTTTCCGTCGGTACAATCAATTTCGGTCCTCCAGACAGACGATCGCGAGCGGATTTACCAGATGCTATACGATTTTGAAAAACGTTTCAGTTAACGGAAGAATCTACGATCTTACTTTACAATCTGCTCCACCAACTCGGGCAAAATCTCTCCCGTTTTTCCCTGCAGAAATAAATCCACCGAAGAGGAAAACGAGGAACGTTCCGGATTGATCTCCACCAATAGGGAACCGGAACGTTTTGCGATCTGAGCCAAATAGACCGGCATACTCACCGAACCGGACGTTCCTAAAATCAACAATAGATTCGTGCTTTGCATTCTCGAGATCGAAAGATTGAGTTTGTCCTCGTCATAACTTTCCCCGAACCACACCACGCCGGGCCGAAGCGGACCTGCGCACGAGTTGCATCTTGGAGGAAGAGAATCCGATTCGGAAATTTTTACCTTGGATTCTTGTCCGCAGGAAACACAACGATTGAGAAAGATGTTTCCGTGAATTTCGACGAGCTTTCGAGAACCGGCGTTTTCATGAAGCCCGTCCACGTTCTGCGTAATGAGGAAAAAATCGGGATGAGATTTTTCTAAATCGGCAAGAGCGGTATGACCCGGGTTCGGTGCCTTGCTTTCGATGATGCCTCTTCTCCAGAGATACCATTCCCAAACCAGCTTGGGATCCTTTTCGAAGGCTTGCGGAGTCGCGAGATCTTCGGCGCGGAAATTTTTCCAAAGTCCGTCCGCGCCACGAAACGTGGGTATCTCGCTTTCCGCTGAAATTCCCGCTCCGCTGATCGCCGTGATTTTACGAAACGTATGTTTGTGTTCGGCTAAGAATTCTTTCATGAGGCCAGTTGAAGAGCGGACTTCACTTTCAACATGGATTCTTCCCCGCAAAGAATTCTAACGAGTTCGAGGGAGAATTCAAACGCGGAACCGGGGCCGATGCTCGTCACGATTTTTCCGGAAATTTCCAGTCGGGAACCCGTATAACCGGGAGCGTCCGAAACGATTCCCGGAAACGCTGTGAATTTATCTTTTTGTGTTAGAATATTCTGATGTACTAATACGCTGGGAGCGGCGCAGATCGCTCCGATCCATTTTCCTTCCTGCTTTGCCTCTTTTAGGAGTTGGGCGATTTTGGGATCGGCTCCGAGGGCTTTGGTTCCGGGGCCGCCTCCCGGAAGAACGATCATATCGAAGTGTTTCAAGTCGACCCGGTCCAGGGTCGTATCCGCTAAAATGCGAACTCCTCGGGATGCTTTGACTTCTCCTTCCTTTAAGGAAGCGCTCGTGACTTCGACCCCGGCTCGTCGCAAAATATCCACGATGATGACGGCTTCCATTTCTTCCATTCCTTCCGCAAAAGGAACCAAAACCTTAGGCATGGACTTCTCCTTGAAAACGAAATCAGTCCCTGGAGCCTTTCCAGGTGACGTTCAGGTTTAAGAAGTAATTTGTGATCATCGCCGCTAAAATGGCAAGCGAATCCGATAAAAATTTAACAGGAAGTCCGGAAGAATTCAATTCTAAAAGAAAAATTCGATGATACAAAAGTTGAAATACGCTGATCTGAATCAGAAGTCCCAAAAGACTTACGAGATGGAACAGAATTAGACCTTGCACGATCCGGATTCCTACGTATCTTTTTTCGTAGAACGTAAGATAGTTGTTCAAGATAAAATTGGAAAGAATGGAGATTTCGATTCCGAAAAGAACCGAACTGTAAACCGGATTTAAAAATCGAAACGGGGTTTGTATCTCCGGAAAACGGAAGGTTTCTCCGATTACAAGTCCGAATAAATTCACGAGAACCCCGAAAGAACCCACCAAGGAATACAAGAGAAAGGTAGGAGAAATCTTTTTTCCGAAACGAAGATCGAGTAGGGCGATCAGATAATTCCGGATCACCGAGCCGTCCAATTTCGTTTTGCCGAATTCCCTGCTGCGGAACGTAAACGGAACTTCGAATATCTTCGGAGTTTGCCCGGCTCCATTCAAGAATTCTAATAGGATTTTGAATCCTCTCGGATTGATTCGATCCGCCGTTTTTTGAAAATACGAACGGGAAATCGCAAAGAATCCGCTCATCGGATCGGAGATCGGAATCGGCAAAAGAAACTTTGCGAGTTTGGTCGCGAACACGCTGGAGCTCCTCCGCAGGAACGACCAATCGGATGTGGAACCTCCGTTCGTATAACGGGTTCCTACGCTCACGTCAAAACCGTTCTTTAGGATCGGTTGAACCAAGGCGGGAAGAATTCTTTCGTCGTGTTGTAAGTCCGCGTCCATCACGACGAATACCTTTCCTTTCGCGATCGCCATTCCCGAAAGGACCGCGGAAGAAAGTCCTCGACCTTCCATTCTTCGGAGAACCGTTAACGTAGGGAATTTCCCTTGGAGAGTTTCTGCGACTTCCCAGGTTTTATCGGGGCTGTTGTCGTCTACGAGAATGATTTCAAAGGATACGTTTTTCAGCGCTTCCGCGATTTTCGGAACTAAGATCGGAATATTTTCTCTTTCGTTGTAGGTAGGGAGAATGACGGAGATTTCCGGGTTTGTCATCGGTTTTCAGAGTTTTGGAAGTCGGATAATTTGTAAAATCAATAATTAAGTGTACACTTACTTATTTTAGAGTTGATTACGATTTGAGATTTCTCGCCAAAATCGAATCGAACCGGTCATTTTGAAAAATTACAAATCTCTGACATTTTGAGAAAGGTTTTAAAAAAGAAGAACGTAAAAAAAACGCTGTGAATCGAAAAACTTTTCTCATAAATTCGATCCGTCCTTTCATGGAATCCGTATGGCGTTCAAAAGAAGAATCCATCCCCGAATCTGGCGTCGAATCTTAGGCGCCTTTGCGTTCTTAGGCGTTACTCATTTTCTGACTTCCTTTCTTTTGCACCAGGAATTGGATTCTCGTTTGAAACTTCCGTTTTTCGGAAATCGAATTCATTCTTCCTATGCGCCGACGAAACTCCGCTGGCTCAAATTCGCGTTTCATCTTCATTCGGATCGGGACGGTTTTTCCCCGTTCCGAAGTCCTCCCGAGGAAATTCAGGAAAAGTATCTCGATAAACGATACGACCTCGTCGGAATCACCGATTATCTGAAGATCAGCGGGATCGATTCCAAAGAACCGAGATTTTTTCCCGGTTACGAATGGGGCAGGGATTTCAATCGAAAACATATTCTTGCTTTGGGAACCAAGGTTGCCGTTCCGGACTTCTTTCCTTTGTATGCTTCTGCGGGAAACATTCAGTGGACGATCGATCAGATGCGAAAGTCCGGGGCCTTCGTTTCGATCAGTCATCCCGGTTTGGAAGGTTCTATCTCGTATTCTTTGATCGAACGATTGCGAGGAGTCGATGCGGTTGAAGTTTTTTCGCCCTACGGAGATACGTTTCAAGAATGGATCCGGCTTTTGGATCAAGGAACTCCGATTTTGGCTACGAGCGGGGATGATCTGCATTACTTTCCGGGAGAATTCATCCGTGCGATGAAACTTCCTTTGTATCGGAGAATTTTTCACGAACTTACTTTTTCCGAACAAAACGCGGGAGACGCTTTTGTGCGTTATGTTCTTTTGAATACGAATTCGTATGATCCGAAAGAGATCACTGCGAACCTAAAGAAAGGAAATTACGTTTCCGTAATAAAGATCGTAGACTATATGGATGATCCGAAAATTTCCGAACTTCGGTTGGATGGAAATACGATCGTCGCCGAGTTTCCGGAAACGTTCATCAAGGCGGAATTTATCGGAAAAGGCGGAACGATCTTAAAGGAAGAGCTGCAAAAACAGAAGGCCGAATTTTCGATCCGGCCCGAGGATGGATACGCGATTCTGCGCGTCGTTTTTCCCTCCGGTTTTATCGTCTCGAATCCGTTTTACCGGATTTCCGAACCGGAAGGAAATCGAACGGAGAATTCTCTCGATCCTAAGGATTGATTCGGCAACAGAGAAGGGCGCTTGCTCCTCCGTTTCGTTGCGCGATTCCTCCCGCATATTCTTGATCTCCGCATTGACCTTTGTAAGAACCGTACGCCCAATCTCCGCCTTTGATCGACGCGCGATTGTCGCCTCGATCAAACCAGACCGTTCTGCAGGAATTGCTTAGATTGATTCCGCTTTGAGAACAGAGGATTCCGCTCGTTCCCCAAGAACGTTTGGAAAAACCGGAAACGTAAAAATTTTGCGGACATTCGTATTTCGTAAAACCGCCGGCCCAATCTCCGGTTCCATGATAACGGGTAGGAGTTTCATAAACGGCTTGCACGTTGTAGTTTCGATTGGAATTCCAGAGATTGCCCGTGCCGATGTCCGTACAAAGCGCTTTTTGATTGGTGCTTAGTCCGTTCAAACGATATCCGTCCGGACAAGTTCCTTTGTTCGCGCCGTTGTCCCAGTCGTTTGCGATTGTAGAACTGTTGTCGTTGCCGGAACCGATCCATAAATTCGAAAAATGATTTTCCTGAATGAAGCCGGTTCTGCCGTTTGTGGAGAGAAGTCGGTTTAGATGTTGAAATCGCCAATCTTCTTTAAGAGTTCTCGACCAGTCGCTGGATAAAAGTCCCCATTCGTCGTTTCCGTTTAGGGGCCAATAGGCGAAGTCCATATCACGTTCGATCAAAACGTCCGTTAAACGGCGCAGCCATTCCTGATCTTGTGCGCCGCTTGAGGAAGGAGACGCGCCGAATTCGCTCAACCAAACCGGAGCGGAATAATACATTTCGGGAGTGACGACGTAACCCCATTCGTTTTGAACCGTTGACTTAAACGTATTCTCGTCCATGTCGCGGTATTTGATATTTCCACCCGAAGTCGAGTCGTCTCCATTGTGGTTGGGTCCGATATACGCGTAATTGTGAGCCGCATAGACGAGTTTGTTGGAGAGAGGAAGATGAACCGGAAGATCCTTGATCGGTTTTAAATGAGGACGTTCTCCGGAACCCAAAATCGGAATGAGCCCCCACCAATTGATTCCTTCCACGATCACGAGAATATTAGAATTCTCTTGTGTGATCAGAACGCCCATTTCTTGCGACGCTTTGTGCCAATCGTTTATATCGTTCATTCCCCAATTCGGACTATCGGGTATATGTGTGTCGCCTTTGCGCATCGTACGAACCTCGTTTCTAAGATCCACTCCTACGACCATCGGATTGTTTTTGTAGCGACGGATCATCATCAGCCAATCCGACTGCCACATTTCCGTCGTTTGGTTATAGGCGAACGAAGAGCCGGTATGATACCAGAGGCCGTTGTAATCGTAACCGCAGCACCATTCGGAAAAGGTGGTGTGATTGTTGAGAATGACGACGATTCCCGCTTGGGTCAAAGCTTGGATAGTTGCATCATAAACTTCTAATGGAGTTTTTCCGAAAAATTGCGGATTGGCCGCAACCGATTCGTTGGAAACGGCCGTGTTTCGATGAAGCAATAGATTGGAAAAGGGAAGTCGAACAGAATTGAATCCCCATTCTTGAATGAGGGAAACGATATGAGCGATGGGTTGTTTGTCCAGGCCCGAAACGACATATTGCGTATCGCTCGCGCCATACCAATTGACGGACTTGAGCTTGAAACGATTTCGATTCGCGTCGACGATATATCGACCGTCCGTGCTGAACGGAACACTCGGATTGACCGTTGTGGTCGATAAAAAAGAAGAAGTCGCGTTTCGGTTTTGAAATTGCGCCGAGCTTTCTGCGATCGATCCGATCGGATTGAAAAACAAAGAAAGAATCGTTTCCGTATCTTTGGGTGAAGAAGTTTCATTGCACCCGATCAAAAGTATAAGTGCCGAAAGGCAAACGAGAAGTCCGATCGAAATTCGATTTCGAATCGATTTGTTTTTGCCCGGGGATGCGACTAAATTTGATTTCCGCATTGTATTCTCTCCATTTTTTTGAAACTGATGGTAACGATTGCGGTTATTTTTCTACAAGATTGCCCTTATATTGTTCTTATAAAGAGAGGCGGGTGGGTTTCCTTTTCTGAATATTCTCAGAGACGAAGCTCATTGCCGATCGAAGAAAAGCCGATATCGTTCGGATAGAAGTGTGCATTCTAGAGAACGAATGAATGTGACGCTTTTCCATTGACAAAGATACGAATTCTTTTCATCCAGATTTATGATTCCTCGTATTATATATCCCAGCGTTGCATAAGATTTTTTTCAACTCTTAGCCGTTTAGCATCAGACATTCCGTCTTTGTAAGTATCTCTCCTTGAAGATCTTCGTGACCATGTGTCTCTCCTGTAGATTCAGTTTCCTAATGCACCTCAACCATCTAAGGAAAGAATGCACTAGATTGATTCTTCTAAGATTTGGAGTAGATTTTTACGTGATTCCTAAAAACAGTTTGGAGTAGATTCTTATGTGATGCAACAGGGAACTTCCGATAATCTATATTATGTCGCATTATGAAATTTAACAAGATGTATGTTCTGGCACATCGGTAACACTCTAGACCGGAGACCTGGGTTCAAATAGGATCCTTCTGTTTCAAGCTGGAAGCATTCATTTTATTTATTCATCCAACAGAAAATCGGATCTGAATATTCAGATCCGCCGCAAGATCAAGATACAACAGAATTAAATCATTACTTGAGAAAAACGTTCGGATAAGAGTTATACACGCGGTTTGTTCCTAATTTCGAGACAGGATACGAATTCTTTCTCGAATGATTTCGTATGAGATCCTACATTTCCAAGAAAGACGAACTGAATCAATCATGAACCTCCCGCTGAATCACTTCCACACTAAACTCAAAAGATTTCAACCGATAACTCAGTGACCAAATAGCTTTCGGATCTTGAAGACTTTATTCCTTCTTCGTAAGAAACGATTTTTATTTATAATTGTTAAAATCTGCGAACTGGCCCTTCTGCGAAATGAAATTGCAATTCTTCCTTTCCGTTCAATTTTGCGCGCATGAAAAAACAAAGTTTAACACTGATGCTTGCGGCGCTTAGCTGCATTTTTCTTTTGGCGACCGCTTGCAACTCGCAAGATCCGGTCAGTTATAACAACAAAATCATGGATGTCCTAAACGGTTCCACCGATGATATGGATGCGCTCAACGATTCGATGGTAAAGGAAGATTACGCTGCTGCTGAAACGGTACGGAAATCTTGGGAAACGAAACTTGTAAAGGCTTCCGAAACCCTCAAAGGCATCGGAGATTTCAAAGGAAATTCCGATTTCAAGAATACGGCTGTCAAAGCGATTGATTCGTATAAGAACAGTGTGAGCAACGATTATAAACAGCTGATCGAACTTCGCACAAGCTTAAAAGCGGGAGCAAAAGTGGACGAAGGAAAAATCGACGATCTTTTGAACAAAATCAATCACGACTTTGAAAAAGCGGCTAACGAGCTGAATGCCGCTTCGGAGAAGTTCGAAAAGGATTTTAACAAATAATCTTTTGATAAAGACTGATGCGACGCTTCCGGTTCAGGTCGCATCGGAAACAAGCAAAGCACGCCGGATCGCAAAACTCCGGCGTTCGTGTTCAGGAAGGAATCTTAATAATACTGTCCTAAAGTGATGGTAACGATGGTTTTGTTGTTATCCTTTTTGTTGATGCACTCGCATTTTACCTGCGCTGATTGGCTATAATACCCTTGGTGCGCCGAAAAACCGGGAGCCGCCTTACAGCTCTTATAGAGTCCCTCGTTCACCAAACGGTTGCAAGCTTCTTGAATTGCGGCCGCAGCGTCGCTTGCTTGGGAAAATACTCTTCCGGGAGCCAGAATTCCCGCTAAAATCAATGTAACAAATAACGCTCTTTCAACCCATCTTTGAATCACGGAAAATCCCTCTCTTATGAACTAAAAATAAATAATTCTCTCGTCTAAAATTTCAAGAGATTATTTTCAAAATTGCTGTTTTATCAACAAATTTCTGAAATAATTTTTCACAGAAAAAAAAATAGGAATTCAGGACTATGACCCTTCTGCCTTTGAGAATCATATCGTACTTACTGGTGTGTTTTCTATCCTTCTCCCTTGCGGCGCAAACCGCGAATCCCGCAACCGGTTCCGAAGAAAAATCGCTCGAAGAATACAAAGTGAAAAAGAACGATTCGCTTACTAAAATCGCAAAGGAAGTTCTAAACGATCCGGGAAAATGGAAAGAATTTCTGAAATACAATCAAATCCAAAATCCTTCTCTCATCAAGGAAGGAATGGTTCTCAAGGTTCCCGTTCACTTGAGAAAGGTTGTCGAAGTTGAAGGCCAGCCGATGGCCGCACTCGAGCTGTATCACGGCGTTGTGGAATATTCCAAAAAACCGAAAGAAGGAAATCCGGTTTGGAGCGCGGTATCTAAAAATCAAATTCTCAGAGACGGTGAAAGTCTGAAAACCGGCGTAAAATCCGGCGCATTCTTAGCCTTTGTGGACAACGAAACCAAAGTAAAGATCTTTGAAAAGTCGAGCTTTCGTGTTTCCAAAAAAGAAGCCCCCGAGATCTTTTTGGAAAACGGGCAACTGCAAGCCGACGTGAAACCCGGAATTTTCAAAACGGCAAAGAAGGCGGTTCAAAAACTGGTCATCAATACTCCCGTCGCGGTCGTGGGTGTTCGAGGAACGAAATTCTACGTGAACAACGAAGGTGAGGAACGAACCGACGTGGGATGTTTTGAAGGAACCGTGAACGTCAGCGCTTCCGGAAAAGATGTGGATGTGAAAGCCGGATTCGGAACCTACGTGGAAAAAGGAAAACCTCCCGTAGAGCCGTTCCCGATTCCGAGCAAAATTCAAATCGATAAGGATTTCCAGAACAAATGAAGAAGTTCGAAAACTTCGCCGAAATCACGGCGACCCTCGTTCTGCTTTGGATCGGGACCATCGGAGCGCAAGATAGAAAGGAATTCGAACTCCGGTGGAAGGCGGATTCCGCCTCGCAATCCTATCGAGTCGAATTTTCGGATACTTCCGATTTTCGAGTGATCCAAAGAACTCTTACAACCAACGAAAGACAGATTCGATTCTTCCCCGAAGGCAATGAACGATATATCCGCGTCGTCGGAATCGGAAGAAAAGAATCCAGAGGAGAACCTTCGGATGCGATCTCGATCGATTCGCTTAGACCGTTCGTAAAGCTGGAACGAAAGGCGCCGGCTCAGGACAACAAAGCGATCATTCTTTCTCCGACTCAAAACGAAAAGATCGTTTTGGATAATCCGAGTGCGGGAAGAAACGGGGTGAAGGTTTTCTTTCGAGTGAACGAAGGGGAATGGAAAGAATATCAAGGAACGATCTCCGGACTTCAGGAAGGAAAGAACGACGTTGAATTCTATTCCGAAACGGCTTCCGGAGTCAAAGAACTGACCAAGTTGATGGAAGTCGTTCAGGATACGAAGAAGCCCGAAGTCAAAGTCGAGATCGGAAAAGGATGGAAGCTGGAATCGGTTTACGTCACAAGAAGAGATCAACTTCTTCAGGTGGAAATCATAGACGCCGTTTCGGGAGTCGCGGATGCGGAATTCTACTTCTTTCAGAACGGTAAAAAATTTCCGGTCAATCCGATTTCTCAGGAAAAGAATTTCTATCGGTTTCAAATTCCGAACTCGATCGAGGACGGAAGTTTCGGGATCGACGTGAAGGCGAAGGATTTTGCGGGAAATAGCACCGAAGAAAATTTTTACGGAATCTTGGATTCCAATCCGCCGATCTGCCGCGTGAGTCCGCATATCGGAGCCGGAGAATTATTCCCCATCGGAACCGAAATTCAAATTCAATGCGAGGACTTGATCTCCGGAATGAGATCGATTCAATTCAGCGTAAACGGAAGCGAATATCGCAATTACGCGGAAGGACTCGTATTGGAAGCCGGAAAACACAACTTCGACTTTCGGGTAAGCGATAAGGTAGGAAATGTCGCCAACGTAAAGGCCCAATATACGATTCTAAGCCCGACCTTGGAATCCAAGATAAAGATTAAACAACAAACGAAGTAAGGCATCTCCTACTTCGAAAAAATCGGATTCAAACAGAGATCAATCCGCGGACTGAACGCTCAGAACGCGAAGCTCCGATGCTTGCGTTTTGATCTTCACGATTTCTTCCTGCAGTTTGCCGGAATCCTCGTTGATCTCGTTGATTTCCGTACCGAGATTTCCCATCGTCTGAACCATTTCCCTTTGACCGAGCATCTGCTCTTTCGTGGCTCGAAGGATTTCTTCCGAGGTGGATTTGATTCGGCTCACTTCCGATACGAATTTTTGAATGATGGATTTTTGCTCGAGATAAAACAGGTTCATCTTGTCGATCCGGTCCACGGTCTCCAAAATTTTCAGTTTTTGATTTTCGGTCATGTCCCCCGTTTCCGTGGAAGCGATTCTCGCCTCTTCGATGAATTTGCGGGATTGATTGACGATATCCGAAATCGAGTTTGCGTTTCCGGAAGTGAATTCTGCGAGTTTGCTGACTTCGTTCGCTACGACGGCAAAACCTCGACCCGCCGCCCCTGCCCTTGCGGCTTCGATGGAAGCGTTCAAAGCGAGTAAGTTCGTCTTATCCGCGATCTCGCTCATGATACGATTGATCTCGTCTACGCGGTTGAAGGAATTCGTAATGTCGACCAAATA
Protein-coding regions in this window:
- a CDS encoding glutathione S-transferase family protein gives rise to the protein MIELFESSISGNSHKVRMLLSFLNLKYESVSIDLKGKEQKTEDFLKKNPFGQVPVLKDKEVIIRDSHAILVYLALEYGKKEDWFPSSSFEAAKVIQWVSTSANEVGRGPAALRAHHKFGRKIHEEDALAVTNDLLRILENQLKQDPWLIGNKITIADVSLYPYIALAHEGKIDLKPYEKIRAWLKRIESLPGYVSMEGIELQGV
- a CDS encoding glycosyltransferase family 2 protein, producing the protein MTNPEISVILPTYNERENIPILVPKIAEALKNVSFEIILVDDNSPDKTWEVAETLQGKFPTLTVLRRMEGRGLSSAVLSGMAIAKGKVFVVMDADLQHDERILPALVQPILKNGFDVSVGTRYTNGGSTSDWSFLRRSSSVFATKLAKFLLPIPISDPMSGFFAISRSYFQKTADRINPRGFKILLEFLNGAGQTPKIFEVPFTFRSREFGKTKLDGSVIRNYLIALLDLRFGKKISPTFLLYSLVGSFGVLVNLFGLVIGETFRFPEIQTPFRFLNPVYSSVLFGIEISILSNFILNNYLTFYEKRYVGIRIVQGLILFHLVSLLGLLIQISVFQLLYHRIFLLELNSSGLPVKFLSDSLAILAAMITNYFLNLNVTWKGSRD
- a CDS encoding FecR domain-containing protein, giving the protein MTLLPLRIISYLLVCFLSFSLAAQTANPATGSEEKSLEEYKVKKNDSLTKIAKEVLNDPGKWKEFLKYNQIQNPSLIKEGMVLKVPVHLRKVVEVEGQPMAALELYHGVVEYSKKPKEGNPVWSAVSKNQILRDGESLKTGVKSGAFLAFVDNETKVKIFEKSSFRVSKKEAPEIFLENGQLQADVKPGIFKTAKKAVQKLVINTPVAVVGVRGTKFYVNNEGEERTDVGCFEGTVNVSASGKDVDVKAGFGTYVEKGKPPVEPFPIPSKIQIDKDFQNK
- a CDS encoding SIR2 family NAD-dependent protein deacylase, with the protein product MKEFLAEHKHTFRKITAISGAGISAESEIPTFRGADGLWKNFRAEDLATPQAFEKDPKLVWEWYLWRRGIIESKAPNPGHTALADLEKSHPDFFLITQNVDGLHENAGSRKLVEIHGNIFLNRCVSCGQESKVKISESDSLPPRCNSCAGPLRPGVVWFGESYDEDKLNLSISRMQSTNLLLILGTSGSVSMPVYLAQIAKRSGSLLVEINPERSSFSSSVDLFLQGKTGEILPELVEQIVK
- a CDS encoding PHP domain-containing protein yields the protein MAFKRRIHPRIWRRILGAFAFLGVTHFLTSFLLHQELDSRLKLPFFGNRIHSSYAPTKLRWLKFAFHLHSDRDGFSPFRSPPEEIQEKYLDKRYDLVGITDYLKISGIDSKEPRFFPGYEWGRDFNRKHILALGTKVAVPDFFPLYASAGNIQWTIDQMRKSGAFVSISHPGLEGSISYSLIERLRGVDAVEVFSPYGDTFQEWIRLLDQGTPILATSGDDLHYFPGEFIRAMKLPLYRRIFHELTFSEQNAGDAFVRYVLLNTNSYDPKEITANLKKGNYVSVIKIVDYMDDPKISELRLDGNTIVAEFPETFIKAEFIGKGGTILKEELQKQKAEFSIRPEDGYAILRVVFPSGFIVSNPFYRISEPEGNRTENSLDPKD
- a CDS encoding glycoside hydrolase family 5 protein, giving the protein MRKSNLVASPGKNKSIRNRISIGLLVCLSALILLIGCNETSSPKDTETILSLFFNPIGSIAESSAQFQNRNATSSFLSTTTVNPSVPFSTDGRYIVDANRNRFKLKSVNWYGASDTQYVVSGLDKQPIAHIVSLIQEWGFNSVRLPFSNLLLHRNTAVSNESVAANPQFFGKTPLEVYDATIQALTQAGIVVILNNHTTFSEWCCGYDYNGLWYHTGSSFAYNQTTEMWQSDWLMMIRRYKNNPMVVGVDLRNEVRTMRKGDTHIPDSPNWGMNDINDWHKASQEMGVLITQENSNILVIVEGINWWGLIPILGSGERPHLKPIKDLPVHLPLSNKLVYAAHNYAYIGPNHNGDDSTSGGNIKYRDMDENTFKSTVQNEWGYVVTPEMYYSAPVWLSEFGASPSSSGAQDQEWLRRLTDVLIERDMDFAYWPLNGNDEWGLLSSDWSRTLKEDWRFQHLNRLLSTNGRTGFIQENHFSNLWIGSGNDNSSTIANDWDNGANKGTCPDGYRLNGLSTNQKALCTDIGTGNLWNSNRNYNVQAVYETPTRYHGTGDWAGGFTKYECPQNFYVSGFSKRSWGTSGILCSQSGINLSNSCRTVWFDRGDNRASIKGGDWAYGSYKGQCGDQEYAGGIAQRNGGASALLCCRINP
- a CDS encoding LIC11966 family lipoprotein, producing MKKQSLTLMLAALSCIFLLATACNSQDPVSYNNKIMDVLNGSTDDMDALNDSMVKEDYAAAETVRKSWETKLVKASETLKGIGDFKGNSDFKNTAVKAIDSYKNSVSNDYKQLIELRTSLKAGAKVDEGKIDDLLNKINHDFEKAANELNAASEKFEKDFNK
- a CDS encoding DJ-1 family glyoxalase III, yielding MPKVLVPFAEGMEEMEAVIIVDILRRAGVEVTSASLKEGEVKASRGVRILADTTLDRVDLKHFDMIVLPGGGPGTKALGADPKIAQLLKEAKQEGKWIGAICAAPSVLVHQNILTQKDKFTAFPGIVSDAPGYTGSRLEISGKIVTSIGPGSAFEFSLELVRILCGEESMLKVKSALQLAS